The following DNA comes from Acidobacteriota bacterium.
AACGTGGAATTTCCGGTTGAAACAGATGGAATGTAGTTGTAAATGAAACGATAGATACCGATTAGTGATTCCTACCGCCATATATCACCCAATGGGCCAATTTTGTCCCCATGGCAGACAAATATGAACAGGTCGAGCAGGACCGCGCGATCACACGCTTTGTGGAAATCTTTCCGGATGATTTCCTACGCGAACGACTAGCGTTTCGCGGCGGCACCGCTCTTCACAAACTTCATTTGAATCCGCAAACCTCTCGATGTTATACCCAAACACATCGATCTCGTTCAGACCAGACCCGAACCAATTAAAGAAACGCTTGCCCGCCTTCAAACGGAGGCTTCGAATTGGTCGGTGCGGCATCTGTGACTCAGAAGAAAGATAATAATACTCTGCGTTTTCGATTGAATCGGAAATACCTCCGGTCCAACCTTTGAAACCCAAAAGTCGGAAATAAACTGCTTGCGAACATTTTAACGTGATGGGTTTGCAGAAGTTTCCCTTTGCAACGGAATCTGACTGGTTTAGCGGAAGTACTGATATTGTCACGTACAAGATCGAAGAGCTTCTCGGAACGAAGCTTAGGGTCTGTATCAGCGTCGCAAAGGAGCGACCTCTCCACGATCTTTACAAGGCGTATCAAGAGCAACGGCCAGATTTCTCACAGATCATTGAAGTTTATCGAAAGTATATCGCTTTTTCCGTAGACAATCCGCCAACAAGAAAACAGTTTCTCAGGAACCTCGAAACCAAGATGCAGGACAACGAGTTCCTAGGCGACACACGGGCGTTGTTGAGACCAACGGAACAGTATGATGCTAATGAGGCATTTAATTTCAAAGGATGAACTTGTTGAAAAGCTCTAGGCTTCGGTTTTGGCGATCAGGTAAATCGAGGGGTAGTTAAGCTACCGAATACGCTCGGACGTAGTTTGAAAATGGTCATCCCGACTTCGAACGTCTGCGGACATCGACTGCGTGGAGAATGGAAGACGATCTTTGGATAGCTCCTTGTCATTAAATTGATTAACAATGCCGCTGAGTTCGAAAGTCAGCAATTGTCGCTTCGTTGTTCATTACTTCTTTGCTCCCACCGAACTCAAATGATCCGTTAAAATTACCCGGGTTCGTTCCTCAACAAACTTCGGATCGGCATTTGCGATGACATTCGAGTAGCTCGGTTTTCAGCGCTGCTTGAAGCTTGCCTGGTTGGGATCGGGCGTGGATTGGTTGGTTCCGCCGATGAAGGGACCTTTCGATTCCTGGTGGTCAGTTTGGCCGTTGCTTCTAGCCTTTCCTTCTGCTCGGTAGCTACTTGATAAACGAAATCCCTCTCCGCAGGCGGCAGTTTGCTGTAAAGTTCACTGTGGTCGAAGTTGTTTTTGAAGCGGAGTTCCTCATTTGGGTTTTCTGAGACTTTCGGAGAAAATGCTTTGTTGCTGATAAGGAATCGCTCAGGTACTTTCTTTCCATTCGAATTCGAGACTTTCGATCAATTGTTAGGCCTCTGGGCTCGTGCGACTCGCCTCTTTTCAAAGCCTCAGTCTTGTTTTTTTGTTGTCTCACGGTCACCGGCGTAGTTAAGTTTCGACGATCATTTCCCGGATGTGTAGTGCCAGGGCGACTGCTCGGTAAACAACATTTGCATTTCTTTTTGCGTCAGAGCCGGAAGGTTCTTGTGTATCTCGATTCTGGGCATTCTGCTGCTTTTGAGCCCCACAGAGGCATTTTCAATCCGTGTATCTTTGAAGACGCTGCGATAACTTCCTCACGCGACCGACAGCGATCTAACATCTGTGCGTATGTCTCGATACCGTCCGTTGAAATGTCGAAGTCTCGTTTCAGGTTGAGTTAGCTGGTACTCAAGATATGCGGATGCTAATCGAAGGTCCTCGTAATTTAGTTCCCTTTCCTTTCATGGTTCTCGATCGGCTTTCAGATTTTGCCTTGAAAAGTTTGGAAGTTGGAGGGCGAAATGCCATTTTCCAGGGCATCGTCCAGTGCCGGAAATTTGACCTCAGCCCAGTGCTTCATCTCTTCCACGGAAATTTCGGAAGCGAGCAGTTTAGATGTGTACTCTCAAGTTCGATGCGCTCAAACCCGAGAGTACTCTAACGTGTTCAGAATCTGGTTCCGTTGCAAGACCTCGAAGGTTTCACTAGGTTCTTCGACCGATCCTCGTAATTGATGGTCCGTATCGTGGAGATCAGGCTCGAGAAGCGACTCATACTGGATCGAACGGTCAGTTGGTTCGAGCTTCTCCATCTCACCCGCAACAATTGCGATTTCTGCTAGAGTCCGATCGAATCGCTCTGTCGTCGATTCTGCTTTCGACTGATCGCGATCCCGATCCAAAAATCTCGTTTCCCGTCGAGCGCGTCATAGATCCAACGAAAGACCTTTGCCTCGGTCTCTCGATCTGCATTGCTGCCGGCGATGGCTTTTCCATAGTCAAGATCTAGGTGCGACTTCGCGAGCTGTCTGACCTTACCAATGGTTGACCGCATAACTGCGTAGCTAAGAGTTGCGAGTTGGAGCGGTGATTTTAGATCGTGCGACTCCTTCGGAATTATCAGAACGCCATTCCGAACGGTTTCTCCACGCTCGTAGGTGTCACGGAGAAACTGTGATCCTGTTCAAGTACGAAGCGTGCTCGCTCCTGTTGCGGCCATCTGTTCGTCAAGTTTGAAAGCTCAAGGTCTGCCCGGCTAACCGAAAGGATCTCGTTGATCGCTCTTTCTGTGCGTGGATTAGAAGGATGAAAGTTTGAATCTTGCGTAAGCGTATGACGTGAGGCTCGATTCAGTTCTTTGACCTCAATTGCCTTCGCGACTTTCTCGATAGCGAGTTTAACGACATCCGCGTGACACATTTGCCCGGCCCGACAAAAACACGTGATCGAAAATCGGCTGTCCGTTCCGGAAGGCAGCGCCAAGCAAAACCACACCATCCCTCAGTCCGCCATCATTTTGTTTGTAGCTGTTTCTGCAGCCGTTCGGAGTAAGCGAAAAGGGCGGCTTCTGCGACCGCTACCCCGTGGTCAATTTCGTTCCGATTGGGTGAAAGAAGCCCCAATTCTGGAGTGCTAATATTCCCGAGATCGAGACTCCTGTTTGGAAGTGTAGACTCTGCTTCATTCAAGCGAGCACTACCTTATTGCTCAGATCATATTTCACCAACTCGCTTTCTCCCGTTTCGATCGCGTAGATAATCGATCAAAGTAGATGGCAAATTATGTGCCTTGTACGGGGCAAAATACATTACCGAAACTATTTCCCGGCGAAATGAGCCAGGGGTCAAGGAAGCTTCGTGTCGTTAAAGTTATCTACACCACAAGAGGTAGTATGAGCCAGGTGAGCGACCACATAAAAATGTGGTAAATTAGTTTTAGTGAAACAAGTCTCCGCGTCTGAATTAAAAGATAAAATCGACTTTGGAATCATCACGATCAGAGAAGATGAGTCCCAAGCGGTATTGAAACGCCTCCCGACAAAAACACTTTGTAAAGGAAAACAGACGTATTCATTTCAACCTCCTTACGTCAAACGAGACGAATACTCTATTGCTTCGGTTCGCTGCCTGGAGCAAGGAAACCAACAAGCCAAACGGTCGCCCAAAGACTGATTGACGAACTAAATCCACAGTGGATTCTCTTAATTGGAATCGCGGGTTGCGTTCCGATCCGACTACACTTTGGGCGACGTGATTCTTGCCTCTCGACTTCACGATTTTTGCGTTTCCGCGAGTTTTGAGGATGGCTCACATCAGTTCAACGACCGCGGAGGTCCCATGCACCCGACGTGCAGAATTTTCTTGCGTCTCTTCCATTTATCGAACCGCTATTGGGCAAGTGGAATACGACACGTCGAATCGATCCGGAAAGCTCAAAGACAAAACTCAACCCCGAATACTTTACGGTGATGCCGACTGGCAGACAAAACGCGTCCAGTCTGAGGAGATACTTCGGTCAAGAAGTCAAAGAAAGATTCCAAAGGTCTTCCACGGGTTCAGTCGCGTCTAGCGACACTCTCGTTAAGACATCGGTCTTGTAAAGAATGGCAACAGTCTGCTAGACACGTAGCCGGAATTGAAATGGAACTGGCCGGTGTCTCCCAAGCCGCCCACAATGCTAAAAGCCGGTTTTGGCCATAAGAGGATCAGTGATGTTGTAGGTTTTAAGCGTTCTCCGGATTGGACTGTTAGTATGCTTGCCACGTCGGCCGCCTTAGCGATAGCCTTACTGAAATTTCGCCCTATAAATCCAATTAATTCACTCGGCAACCAGCTAATAATCGCTGCATCTCCAAAGGATTCAGCGTCGATGTCCCGACACTATCATCCGCATTTGCCAATCCGCCCCAAGGATGTTCCGCCTTTATTAAAAACCGAAACGCTCTACTCGAATTTTTTGCCGGTTACATACTTTCCCGGAAAGATTTATGTGGTCATACAGAAGCCACAGGTAGGTCCGACGTTTGGAACCTTTTTGCGTGAAGAGACAGAACGCCCCCTGATGATTGGGTTTATCATGGCAAAGCCCTTATGCTTTTCACGATTTTAATGACCCAATTTGGAAAAGAGTTGTGGACAGGAAATGTTGCCGAATCTCACCGAGACGGCCAGATGGTCTGAAAACCGGAAAGCACCGTTGAAACCAACATTTTTATTGAACTCCTGAAGGGTTGCTTGCGACAGATGGGACGTTCGCTTGATCTGTCGTACCGCCACAAAAAAGCCACTTCGCTTTCTCTACTTTTCTCCGACTGAAGACTTGTCTGCAAGAACCATTACAACCATGAGTCTTAAAAGAAAGGGACCCATACTGTTTTCGGTTCTTATCCGAACAAGAAGACCGACGAAATTATGTATTACCGTCACCATGCGTTCCGGTTTGAGTTTGAAAAAGTTGAATCCGATTGGTATTTGCAGATCACGCCGACTTACCACTACACCCGTGACGGCTATCGTCTGTATTGGTTCTATGAAGACCTAATTAGCGGAATAGGAAACGGCTGGAGAATAACGAAGCGGTGTTTCGTCAAGCGCTTTTCTGGCTGAAATTTAAGAGCGGTTCTCCTAAACTTATAGGTTCTGAATATAGTGACCTTCACTTTGGCGAACTCTTAAAATTTAGCTCTTCATACGGTGATAGATGAAGCCTGGTCGAAGAAGGAATCGGTGGCGAAAGTCAAATCGGAAGGAGGCTTGTTGTTTGAACGATGAAGATTGATTTGCTGACACCTGAACCGCAATTAGAATTCGCCAATGGCGGTCTCTGCCATGATGTCCGTTTTGGGATAGGGCATTTTTGGGACCTGATTCAGGAACTGACAAAGCACCAAAGGACATTAAACTTCTGGCATTATTGGCAGCAATGAGACTATCGATTCTCCCGACTGAATGGCTCGAAGAATGTCGAGGGGAGATTCCTGCCAAGAAGAGTAATCAGCCAAACCTTTTTCCACCGTTTCCAGGCTTTAGCCCAGAACATGGATTTCATTCAAAACTTACGGGACGATTCCACTATTAGAGCGATTTACTTTAATCAGAAACCAGCAACTCGGAGGGCAGACTTTAATAAGATACCGAAGATACGGCGGAAACTCTACACGGAGAGATCTCCGTATTCTTGATAAGTCTGATGTCAGCGTAATCGCATGCGCTTCTTCCGCTTGAACAACTCAAAGCTACAACCGCAGCCTATATGACCGCAAGTCTAGCGGACGAGCCTACTTCCGAAAATGAAGATAGTAAAGAAAGCAAAGATAAAGATGTGGTTCAGGCCCTCTATGATTTTCACGACTTTTAAAAGCTGAATCGCTGGCTTTTTCGTGTCCCAATTCAAATTGTCCTTCCAGCGACGGATGACGAAACTAAACAAGCGGCGCAAAAAAAGATATTCAATCGCGACCAGCAAGACGAAGCTACGCGAACGTGGAACTTTCATACTGCTTTATTACAAGGCAAGAGGCGTTCCTTAGGAATGCTCCGCAAGCCTTCTGATCTACCAACCTGTTTTCTCGGCATTAGCTTTTAATACCTTGGACCGAAAAAACATATACGCCAGTTCGGCTCAAGTTTTTAACGAACGGGAGAAGGAATCGTTGTCAGAGGTGGGATTGCATACAAAGATACGGAAGACCGACAGGTTCATTTAGATGAGGAGGGTGCTTACAATAGTCAACACTGCTCTTCAAAATACTTCGATGAACATAACAACTATCCGGCTCGAATAGTCCTACATAAGACCTCATCATTTACAGAGTAACGAACTTGCCGGTTTCGGAAAAGCTTTCAATGAAAAAGGCATTCGGAAAAAGTTCCAATTACACTGAAAGCTTCGCGGGAGGTGGGTGATATTCTAAAGTACGTAAGAAACTCAGAGTCGCCTTCTCTTCCCCCGCACTACCGATTTTATATGTAAGGAGACTCGTCAAACCATGATGCGGATCCGCACCGCCCCCATGTAAAGAGTTATGGAAAATAAGCCTCAGTAGTTTATTTGAGAAGGTGACAGTGATCTGCTTAGCGGCTTGCCGTTCCTATTTTCAATGGAAAAACGGTATGAAAGTCCTAGCTTGTCTAGCGTAGGCTCGATGGAGGCTATCTCTCGGGGGGACGATTGGCGTTAGACAAGGCTAGTGGGGACAGTTCAATCTTTGCAGGATACCGATGGGAAAGCCGCGTTAAGGATGATAAGGCGATTCTTCTCGGGAACTAACAGGCCTGTTGAGCGTGCTAAAAACGCGGGGTGATGCAATTTACAGTTCGTTCGGAAATCACAATCGCTCAATTCCGCCGCTTGGCTTTCGCTCATTTGTTCTAGCCGGATCGTCCGAAGCTGACCTTCTTTCGTGTTGTGCCCCTTACGTTCCATGCCCGATTCAGCTCTTTCTTCTGGATCATAGATGTTCCTCAAAACTTCATCGAAACACACGGAATATATTCGGGTCGAGCGTTCCAGCGTCGAGACCAGTCGTTCTGCTTCTTTGCTGCCGGAAGTTCGCTCGATTCTTTTCTCAATCTCAGTAATCTCGTTTGTTGTAAAGATAGGCTGGTAAGTGAGATCCGCAGCAGTGTCAATCAGTGCTAGTTGCTTGAACTGCGAAGCCTCGTCGGCGGCATTCAGGGAGAGTACTTTCGTGGCTGCTAAGTCTGCTTTCAGGATTTCCTCGCGCTCTTTGGCGCGGCCTTCGATATCGCGTCGCAATGTTCTATGATCTTTGCTCTCCAGCAGTAGATTTAGTGCATGGTCAAGAATCGAGCCTTTTCGTGGTAGATCGACATCGTTGAGACTCAGATAACTCATCGAACCGTTCGATTTGTCCTCGATCACAAATCTGTGAAAACGTTTCGATC
Coding sequences within:
- a CDS encoding nucleotidyl transferase AbiEii/AbiGii toxin family protein, producing MQKFPFATESDWFSGSTDIVTYKIEELLGTKLRVCISVAKERPLHDLYKAYQEQRPDFSQIIEVYRKYIAFSVDNPPTRKQFLRNLETKMQDNEFLGDTRALLRPTEQYDANEAFNFKG